CGGCGGCCGCTGTGCCTGTTCGGGTGCGCCGCGACGGCCCTGTGGATGTTCCCGATGATCGCGCTGCTCTCGACCGGGCAGCCGCTGCTGATGTTCACCGGGTTCCTGGTGGCGATGCTGGCGTTCATTTCGATGTTCGCGGTGATCGGCGCGTATCTGCCGGAGCTGTACGAGCCCCGGATGCGCTGCACGGGCGCGGCGGTCGGCTACAACCTCGGCGGGGTGGTCGGGGGCGCGCTCACCCCGATCGTGGCGACGGCGGCGGCGCAGGGGGGCGGGACGCCGTGGGGCGTGGCCGCGTATCTGACGGGCATCGCTCTGCTGAGCCTCGGCTGCTTCGCGCTGCTGCCGGAGACCCGCCCCGCTACGGTCCCCGATCCGGCTGCCGCTACGGGGTGACGGCGAGCTCCAGGAACGCCGCGAACAGCACCAGATGGACGCCGCCCTGCAGCGGTGTGGCGCGTCCGGGGACGACCGTGAGCGTTCCGACGATCACAGTGAGCGCGAGCAGCACCATGTGGGTCGAGCTCAGCCCCAGCACGAGCGGTCCCGACAGCCATACGGAGGCGACGGCGACGGCCGGGATGGTCAGCCCGATGCTGGCCATCGCCGAGCCGAGGGCGAGGTTCAGGCTGGTCTGGACGCGGTCGCGGCGGGCGGCGCGCACGGCCGCGATGGTCTCGGGAAGCAGTACGAGCAGCGCGATGATCACACCGACGACGGCGTGCGGCATGCCGGCGCTCTCCACGCCCGACTCGATCGTCGGGGACACGCCCTTGGCCAGGCCGACCACCCCGATCAGCGCGAGCCCGAGCAGCCCCAGGCTCACCATCGCCGCCTTGGAGGAGGGGCCCTTGGCGTGGCCGTCGGTGTCGATGACCTCGCCCTGCTCGGTCAGAGGCAGGAAGTACTCGCGGTGCCGCACGGTCTGGGTGGTCACGAAGATGCCGTAGAGGACGATCGAGGCGATCGCGGCGAAGGTGAGCTGGGCCGTGGAGAACTCGGGGCCCTGCTTGGTGGTGGTGAACGTCGGCAGGACCAGGCAGAGCGTGGCGAGCGTCGCGACGGTGGCGAGGGCGGCGCCGGTGCCCTCGGGGTTGAAGACGGCGACGCGGTGCCGGAGCGCGCCCACCAGGAGGCAGAGTCCGACGATGCCGTTGCAGGTGATCATCACGGCGGCGAAGACGGTGTCCCGCGCGAGCGTGGAGCTCTTGTCGCCGCCGTCGGCCATGAGGGTGACGATCAGCGCCACCTCGATGATGGTGACGGCGACCGCGAGGACGAGCGAGCCGAAGGGTTCACCGACGCGGTGCGCGATGACCTCGGCGTGGTGGACGGCGGCGAGCACCGCCCCGGCGAGGACCAGCGTCACCACGGCGACCACCACGCCGGGCAGGTTCCGCCCCCAGGTGAGGGCGAGGAGAACGATGGCGAGGACCGGCACCACGGCCGTCCACTGCGTGCCGAGCGCCCGGAGCCGAGTGACCATGACTCGATGCTGCCCCGGGCGCTCTGGTGCCGCTACTCGGTGCCTCCCGCCCGGTACCGGGCGGGAGGGGTGCCGTCAGGCCTCGACGCTGTCCTTGCGGGCGTCGTCGCCGCCCTCGGCGGCCGCCTGCTGCTCCTGCTTCTTGGAGGCGATGAGGCTGGTGATCGTGGTGATCACCAGGACGCCGCAGATGACGCCCAGCGAGACGGGGATGGAGATCTCGGGGACGTGCACCCCGTTCTCGTGCAGGGCGTGCAGGACGAGCTTCACGCCGATGAAGCCGAGGATCACCGACAGGCCGTAGCTGAGGTGGACCAGCTTCCTGAGGAGTCCGCCGATGAGGAAGTACAGCTGGCGGAGGCCCATCAGGGCGAAGGCGTTGGCGGTGAAGACGATGTACGGGTCCTGGGTGAGGCCGAAGATCGCCGGGATGGAGTCCATCGCGAAGAGCACGTCGGTGGTGCCGATGGCGAGCATGACGACCATGAGCGGCGTCATGATCTTCTTGCCGTTCTTCCTGATGAACAGCTTCGTGCCCTCGTACCGGTCCGAGACGCCGAACTTCTTCTCGATGGACTTCAGGAGGCGGTTCTCCTCCCAGTCCTCTTCCTCGTCGTCGGCGCGGGCCTCCTGGATGAGCTTCCAGGCGGTGTAGATGAGGAACGCGCCGAAGATGTAGAAGACCCACGAGAAGTTGGCGATGACCGCGGCGCCGGCGGCGATGAAGATCGCTCGCAGGACCAGGGCGATCAGCACGCCGAACAGCAGCACGCGCTGTTGCAGGTGGGAGGGGACCGAGAACTTCGCCATGATCAGGATGAAGACGAAGAGGTTGTCCACGGAGAGGGACTTCTCGGTGATGAAGCCGGCGAAGAACTCGCCGGACGCCTGGCTCTCGCCCGCGAGGAGCAGGCCGAGTCCGAAGAGCGCCGCGAGGACGATCCAGACGACCGTCCAGATTCCGGCTTCCTTGATCGACACGTCATGGGGCTTGCGCCCGATGAAGAAGTCGACCGCGATCAGGGCACACAGACCGAGAACGGTCGTTACCCACAGGGTCATTGAAACGTCCACTGCGCCTCCGGCGTCGTACGGCTACTGATCAGCGTCGTCGCTGCCGGAGGTCTCTTCCACCCGAGGCGGTTGCCGCCATGTGTCGGGCCGACGCCCCGGGACCGATGGCGGTCCGTATTGACGGGTACGTCGCAGCCGGGAGTACTCCCCTCCGCAGGTAGAAGCGTACGCGAAGTACCAAGCATTGGTAAAGGAGACGGCAAACAAGAGCCAAAAGCCCTGGTCAGGGCGGTACAAAAGTCGCTTTGGCGTCAACGTCCGCCGGTGCGTCGGGCCGTGGCGACCCGGTCGAGGAGCTGCCGCAGGATCTGGCTGTTCGACGGGATCACCGGCGGGTCGTACGTCCACGTGTGCCCGACCCAGGGGTCGGCGAGGTGGTCGTCGGGCACCGGCGTCAGCCGCAGCAGCGCACGCCACAGGGGGTCGAGCAGCGGGCCGTACGCGGCGGCGTCCTCGCGGTCGGCGACCATCATCAGGTGGACGCCGACGGCCGGGCCCTCGTCCGCGAGGTAGCGCAGCTGGGTCACGGCGCGATCGTCGAAGCCGTGCGGGAAGTCGTTGACGATCAGGAGCTGCTCGGCGATGTCCAGGTCCGGCGGCAGCGCGTCGGCGGCGGCCCCTCGAACGGCCATCTGGACCAGGTCCACGCGCTGCGTGAGCCCGCCGAGGACGTCCGCGACACCGGCCGCCCCGGTGGCGGGCGGCCCGGCGAGCACACCGGCCGTCACCAGCGGGGCGAGCGAGGCGGCGGCGGCGCCCGCCGCGTCGATGACGTGCACCTGGAACTCGCCCGCCGGATAGGCCGCGAGGAGCCGCGCCGCGTGCGCGACGGCGGTGTCCATGGCCAGCCTGCGCAGCTCGGCGGAGTCCGTGAAGGTGTTGGTCAGGGCCTTGCCGCTGTCGATCCACAGGCCGCGCTCCAGGGGCAGCCGCACGAGCATCGGGATCCGCAGGTCGACGCGCTCGGGCAGGTGGAGGTCGCCGAGACGCAGCGCCATGGGGATCTCCATCGGCGCGCGGTACGCGTGCCAGGCGGGGCTGCTCCACGACGCGTACGCCGGGGGCAGGGCGGGCTCGACGACCTCGGCCTCGGCGGCGAGCTGGGCCAGGTCGCGGTCGAGGGCGGCCCTGGCCCGGGCGACGAGGTCGGCGTGTTTGGCGCGGGCGCTCTCGCGCGCGGCGTCACCGGCGCCGCCGATGCGGCCGCGCGGGTCGGAGAGGACCTTGTCGAGCTCCTGCTCCATGC
The sequence above is a segment of the Streptomyces sp. Je 1-369 genome. Coding sequences within it:
- a CDS encoding TerC family protein; this encodes MDVSMTLWVTTVLGLCALIAVDFFIGRKPHDVSIKEAGIWTVVWIVLAALFGLGLLLAGESQASGEFFAGFITEKSLSVDNLFVFILIMAKFSVPSHLQQRVLLFGVLIALVLRAIFIAAGAAVIANFSWVFYIFGAFLIYTAWKLIQEARADDEEEDWEENRLLKSIEKKFGVSDRYEGTKLFIRKNGKKIMTPLMVVMLAIGTTDVLFAMDSIPAIFGLTQDPYIVFTANAFALMGLRQLYFLIGGLLRKLVHLSYGLSVILGFIGVKLVLHALHENGVHVPEISIPVSLGVICGVLVITTITSLIASKKQEQQAAAEGGDDARKDSVEA
- a CDS encoding calcium:proton antiporter codes for the protein MVTRLRALGTQWTAVVPVLAIVLLALTWGRNLPGVVVAVVTLVLAGAVLAAVHHAEVIAHRVGEPFGSLVLAVAVTIIEVALIVTLMADGGDKSSTLARDTVFAAVMITCNGIVGLCLLVGALRHRVAVFNPEGTGAALATVATLATLCLVLPTFTTTKQGPEFSTAQLTFAAIASIVLYGIFVTTQTVRHREYFLPLTEQGEVIDTDGHAKGPSSKAAMVSLGLLGLALIGVVGLAKGVSPTIESGVESAGMPHAVVGVIIALLVLLPETIAAVRAARRDRVQTSLNLALGSAMASIGLTIPAVAVASVWLSGPLVLGLSSTHMVLLALTVIVGTLTVVPGRATPLQGGVHLVLFAAFLELAVTP
- a CDS encoding TerD family protein, yielding MTAELVRGQNHPLPGTRLEIRVSAGRPVVAGATLGDDRGRVHGVEWVAHPGSPTLPGLEVSKQAAADHRLAVDLGALQDTVHRVSVLLALPVGVEGPATFRALAAPFVAVTGLDGTEIASYTLTDLDAESAVVALELYRRQGAWKVRAVGQGYAGGLADMLTDQGLPEARELAAAINEAVAQGLARSVAAPPPRPADGTRVRTASQGQDGHPAPPPEDRPDVAQARPARQPGDDTPLAPADRPSGGPVNYAHPSRRTTAPPPPAPTVPPARPGEPARPVAGDATGWSMEERLYNQVWGMFEDLARTTAAYRSAVDFADSRMEQELDKVLSDPRGRIGGAGDAARESARAKHADLVARARAALDRDLAQLAAEAEVVEPALPPAYASWSSPAWHAYRAPMEIPMALRLGDLHLPERVDLRIPMLVRLPLERGLWIDSGKALTNTFTDSAELRRLAMDTAVAHAARLLAAYPAGEFQVHVIDAAGAAAASLAPLVTAGVLAGPPATGAAGVADVLGGLTQRVDLVQMAVRGAAADALPPDLDIAEQLLIVNDFPHGFDDRAVTQLRYLADEGPAVGVHLMMVADREDAAAYGPLLDPLWRALLRLTPVPDDHLADPWVGHTWTYDPPVIPSNSQILRQLLDRVATARRTGGR